Proteins encoded in a region of the Panicum hallii strain FIL2 chromosome 3, PHallii_v3.1, whole genome shotgun sequence genome:
- the LOC112887655 gene encoding uncharacterized protein LOC112887655 — translation MFHPSSSSAPYSDLSMHHAVSFSSAVPTAPTEIPRGGFFHDNGGLLALPNVAASAPPPYPSSLPSYYFHKNTSSYFLPLHLQLSEQLSSNATFSCSSPSASQLPLPHVPSSPSSSSGDFLEFSTGALRRVFSTGDLQVMNVSPSPPPPPLSGDTHGQDAGGPFTQKVGRYSAEERKEKIERYRTKRNQRNFHKKITYACRKTLADSRPRVQGRFARNAETEAEAVAGHEREASDNSYEHCHYSELTTNGSSCFDSMCRESGKTTTFDDGKWWWETPVASAAAAANGHHGHHHYQQQQQLLDFDLDVNEEDLWASLADMYSGT, via the exons ATGTTCCACCCTTCGTCTTCGTCGGCACCCTACAGTGACCTCTCCATGCACCATGCAGTGAGCTTCTCTTCTGCTGTGCCCACAGCTCCAACCGAAATTCCTCGTGGGGGTTTCTTCCACGACAACGGTGGCCTGCTAGCACTTCCCAATGTTGCTGCATCGGCGCCACCTCCTTACCCCTCTTCCCTGCCTTCCTACTACTTCCACAAAAACACCAGCTCATATTTCCTCCCTCTTCACCTCCAGTTGTCTGAACAACTTAGCAGTAATGCCACCTTCTCTTGCTCGTCTCCTTCGGCAAGCCAGTTGCCTCTTCCGCATGTTCCTTCTTCCCCTTCCTCATCCTCTGGCGACTTCTTGGAATTCAGCACCGGAGCCCTGCGGCGTGTCTTCAGTACCGGTGACCTCCAG GTGATGAATGTCTCGCCgtctccaccgccaccaccacttTCAGGTGACACACACGGCCAGGATGCAGGAGGGCCTTTCACTCAGAAGGTCGGGCGATACAGTGCTGAAGAACGCAAGGAGAAGATTGAGCGCTACCGTACCAAGCGTAACCAGAGGAACTTCCACAAAAAGATCACT TATGCCTGCAGGAAGACGCTGGCGGATAGCAGGCCCAGGGTGCAGGGCCGCTTCGCGAGGAACGCCGAGACGGAGGCTGAGGCTGTTGCAGGCCACGAGAGGGAGGCCTCCGACAACAGCTACGAGCACTGCCATTACAGCGAGCTCACCACCAACGGCAGCAGCTGCTTCGACAGCATGTGCAGGGAAAGTGGCAAGACCACAACATTTGACGACGGCAAGTGGTGGTGGGAAACGCCGGTAGcctctgcagcagcagcagccaatGGGCATCATGGGCACCATCACtaccagcagcaacagcagcttCTTGATTTCGACCTCGACGTCAACGAAGAGGATCTGTGGGCCAGCCTAGCTGACATGTACTCCGGGACCTGA